From the genome of Papaver somniferum cultivar HN1 unplaced genomic scaffold, ASM357369v1 unplaced-scaffold_21, whole genome shotgun sequence:
GCATGGGTCAGTTTAGAAGAGGAAGACATGGCCATATTTGAGGAGGATCAAGATCTTCTCCAATATGCTAAAACTATTAACTAATCTTGAATAACTTCAGTTCTATGGcttctcttcttcaatttttctttGTGATTTGGTTTCATGTTGTTGGAATAAGTTGTTGTCATTTAGTTGGACTATGAGAATAAATAAAATTTCTTGCTTTCTATTATAAAATGGACAGTTAAAAATGTTTAGCATTTTAGTTGACTCgataatattattttttgtgCCTGTTGGTAAGGGCCAACACGCCTGGCATATAGATCGATAGGGTCAATTATTTTTCGTGCCCGTTGATGCATCAGTTTGTTAGTAAGTTATGCCTAAAACCGACACTAATCGCACTCTATGTTGTAAAAGGTTTCCTAGGCGCACGGGTCGTGTAAGGGAGTAGTACTCTATATCATATTGAAGTAAACAATAAAACACACAAGGCGCCAAAGTgagaaaaaatgtttttttttctatttctttaTCTGAGCGCCTCGTCTAACGCCTAATACAACacactatcatgttaattctgcTATTCAATATTCCCttcatttttaaaaaaaaattattaatgttttttcaatttgatttatttttagactaaaatgaaaaaatacaaaaatatctcTTTTAGAAATGGTTGGGAATAGTACTCTGCCATTTATAGTATTCTGTAGTTCCGAAAGAATCGGGAGACTCATTCTCACCATCTCGGACTTCCTTCTCGCATGCTACAGTAGGTGTAACTTCAATATGATATAGCGTCCACCTTATTAAGACATTGGAGAACATAAAACCTGGTAGGGATGGATAGGTATTCCAAAGATGTCGACATGTAAAACCAGATTTATGGACAAATTTGTAGGAAAGCACGTGCAACTTGTAACCAAGGAAGTATCGAAAGCAAGAATTCATTaaatatttcaaaattttcactTCTTCCCTAAAGTTTGTCTTAAGGCTCTCAAGTCTCAGGTCTTAACCACTCCAAAATGAAAATGCTAATTCCGAGAGACGGATATTCGCATACACACATTTACCAACTTATTATTTAACTCATTTTCCTAACGTAATTTCAAAAACTCGGAAACGGGGTGTGGTTTGAAATTTGGCACATATAATGAGCTCTCCTGGACTTGGAACCATCCATACATTATTAACAACTGCTCCATTCTTTATATTATGTATCATCGACCTAGTACAATGAACGATATCAATAGTTTACTCTAGTCCATGTGCATGATGCAAGTATGAAAACGCGGCATCAAGGCATGGGCTGATGAGCGCACGAGGCATTGGGTGTGAACCAGGAAGAAGATCAAACTATGACTAGCCTATATATATGTCACCTTATGCACATTTTGTTCATTCAGACTTCGAATTCAAAGTAACTCACCAAAGTGCCTGCAACAATGAAGGTCCAAGTTATATCAAGAGAGATCATTAAACCCTCAGTACCAACACCTCCACATCTAAAAAATTTCAAGCTTTCACTTCTTGACCAACTTCTCCCTCCATCTTATGTTCCCATAATACTTTTCTACCCGGCTAGCGCTGATCACGAACCCATCAATACTATTTGTCTTCAGAGTAGTAAATCTGAACTACTCAAAAAATCACTATCGGAAACTCTAACGCAGTTTTACCCCGTTACTGGTAGAATAAAAGATAACGTCTTAATTGATTGTAACGATCAAGGTGTAGACTATATCGAAGCGAAAGTGGATGGTTTAATGTCTGATTTTATGAGTGTAGACGTAGTTCATCAACTTCATCCGTCGCATATTATGCTAGATGATGTAGCTAAAGAAGCACAATTAGCAGTTCAAGTCAACATGTTTGATTGTGGTGGAGTAGCCATCAGTATTAGTACGTCGCACAAGATAATTGATGGATGTACAGCAATAACATTTATCTGCAGCTGGGCAGCTACCACTCGTGAAGCACCAAAACAAGAAATTATGTATCCAACCTTTGACTCGGCGGATATCTTCCCGGCCTTACCACCAGGTGTGCAAGTATCGACACTCGAGTCAGATGATTCTATCCATGGCGAGAACGTCGTTACGAAAGTGTTTGTATTTACTGCTTCTAAGATTGCTGCTCTTCGTGCACGGATCTCTGAGTTAAGAAGTAGTAGTGGCTTATCTAAATATCCGACTCGTGCCGAAGCTCTGTCAGCTTTGATATGGAAGTCGTTCATCAATACTAGTAGAGTGAAAGCTTCCCGCAACCACGCCCTCTCAGCAGCatcaacaaaacccatcatcagaTCTATAGCAAACTATGCTGTAAATTTGCGAACAAGGTTGAATCCACCATTGCCTCAAGTATCATTTGGCAATATTATCATGGATGCAACAGCCGAGTCAACCACAACAATTGATCACGAAGAGGCTACTCCAGGGTTCATTGAAACGTTAGATAGGTTGATAAGCGAGCTGAGACTAGGGATAAGTAAGATCAACGACGATTACATAAGGAAGTTACAAGAAGGTGATGTTGAATTCTTAAAATCACTTGATAAAGCCTCTCATCAGCCAAACGGTCAAAAAAATGGTGAGAAAGTTCAGATTTGTTGGATAAGTAGTTTATGCAGATTTCCGTTTTATGAGATTGATTTCGGGTGGGGAAAACCATCATGGGTAGCTCTAAATACAAATGGAGAATATAAGAACTCTCTTTTTCTGATGGATGCAAAATGTGGTACAGGTATAGAAGCATGGGTTAGTTTAGAAAAGGAAGACATGGCCCTATTTGAGGAAGATCAAGATCTTCTCCAATATGTTAAAACTATTAACTAAACTTGCATAACTTCAATTCTAACCATGTGTGTTTCTCTAGTCCAATCTGGCTGCTTCtgtttttccctttttctttgctATTTGGTTTTATGTTGTCGGAATATGTTCTTGTCATTTTGTTGGAGTATGCCTGTTGgagaataaataaaaaataagtgAGTGAAGACAATAGAGTTATTAGAAAAATAAGagcaaaaaaatatcaaataataCAAGAGCTTGTTATGATTGTCTTAATTCAGTACAGGAAACGCCTG
Proteins encoded in this window:
- the LOC113339330 gene encoding salutaridinol 7-O-acetyltransferase-like translates to MKVQVISREIIKPSVPTPPHLKNFKLSLLDQLLPPSYVPIILFYPASADHEPINTICLQSSKSELLKKSLSETLTQFYPVTGRIKDNVLIDCNDQGVDYIEAKVDGLMSDFMSVDVVHQLHPSHIMLDDVAKEAQLAVQVNMFDCGGVAISISTSHKIIDGCTAITFICSWAATTREAPKQEIMYPTFDSADIFPALPPGVQVSTLESDDSIHGENVVTKVFVFTASKIAALRARISELRSSSGLSKYPTRAEALSALIWKSFINTSRVKASRNHALSAASTKPIIRSIANYAVNLRTRLNPPLPQVSFGNIIMDATAESTTTIDHEEATPGFIETLDRLISELRLGISKINDDYIRKLQEGDVEFLKSLDKASHQPNGQKNGEKVQICWISSLCRFPFYEIDFGWGKPSWVALNTNGEYKNSLFLMDAKCGTGIEAWVSLEKEDMALFEEDQDLLQYVKTIN